A genomic segment from Bosea sp. OAE506 encodes:
- a CDS encoding flagellar motor protein MotB produces the protein MDKSTQPIIIKKIKKAAHGHHGGAWKIAYADFVTAMMAFFLLMWLISMTTQEQKVGLAEYFAPAALSPSNSGAGGLMMGTALDKSGSKSSAPRDAAMGTIGQDDGARRTALGRSSERESNHTGAGLQSQLSAAASIRQALQTMPEVAELSRNIVIEPTREGLNVSLQDEYGRAMFAEGAIQPYDRTKQVLKALAPTLRRLPNRLAITGHTAAARPGSVGAVDPWNLTAGRALAVREILTGAGFPSDRFASVTGRADTDPVFPDNPYSPPNRRVSILLLNEEPPMPPSTLR, from the coding sequence ATGGACAAATCCACACAGCCGATCATCATCAAGAAGATCAAGAAGGCCGCCCACGGGCACCATGGCGGGGCCTGGAAGATCGCTTACGCCGACTTCGTGACCGCCATGATGGCGTTCTTCCTGCTGATGTGGCTGATCAGCATGACGACGCAGGAGCAGAAGGTCGGCCTGGCGGAGTATTTTGCGCCGGCCGCCCTCAGCCCCAGCAACAGCGGCGCGGGCGGTCTCATGATGGGCACGGCCCTCGACAAGTCGGGCAGCAAGTCGTCGGCGCCCCGCGACGCAGCGATGGGCACCATCGGCCAGGACGACGGCGCACGCCGGACCGCACTGGGCCGATCCAGCGAACGCGAGTCCAACCACACCGGCGCCGGCCTGCAGTCCCAGCTCAGCGCCGCGGCCAGCATCCGGCAGGCCCTGCAGACCATGCCGGAAGTCGCCGAATTGTCGCGCAACATCGTGATCGAGCCGACCCGGGAGGGGCTGAACGTGTCCCTCCAGGACGAGTACGGCCGCGCCATGTTCGCCGAGGGCGCGATCCAGCCCTATGACCGCACCAAGCAGGTGCTGAAGGCGCTCGCCCCCACACTGCGCCGGCTGCCCAATCGCCTCGCCATCACCGGCCACACGGCCGCCGCGCGTCCGGGCTCGGTCGGCGCCGTCGATCCCTGGAACCTCACGGCCGGGCGCGCCCTCGCGGTGCGCGAGATCCTAACGGGCGCCGGCTTCCCCAGCGACCGCTTCGCCTCCGTGACCGGCCGCGCCGACACCGATCCGGTCTTCCCCGACAATCCCTACAGCCCGCCCAACCGTCGGGTCAGCATCCTGCTGCTCAATGAAGAGCCGCCGATGCCGCCGAGCACCCTGCGCTGA
- a CDS encoding extracellular solute-binding protein codes for MTHAIRLSTLALASCLLAVPAFAQSVNLYTTREAALLNPVIDAFTKDTGIKVNAVFLKDGLQERVAAEGANSPADVMLMVDVGQINALVEAGITQPIKSALVDKTVPAALRGPADNWVTLTQRARIVVVSKERVKQDAITYEDLADPKWKGKVCIRSGQHPYNNAFFAAYLARNGAEKTESYLKGLKANLARKPGGGDRDVARDILSGQCDIAVMNTYYIGLMSEAKNEQKSWYEAIKPVKSTFANGGTHVNVSAAAIAKNAPNRDSAVKLIEYMLGEKAQTLYADGNFEFPVNPDVKESAAVKLLGTITPDTTPLGDVAKNRKAAADLVDKVGFDN; via the coding sequence ATGACCCACGCGATCCGTCTCTCCACGCTGGCCCTGGCCTCCTGCCTGCTGGCGGTCCCGGCCTTCGCCCAGAGCGTGAACCTCTACACGACGCGCGAGGCCGCCCTGCTCAACCCCGTCATCGACGCCTTCACCAAGGACACCGGCATCAAGGTCAATGCGGTCTTCCTGAAGGACGGTCTGCAGGAGCGCGTTGCGGCCGAGGGCGCCAACAGCCCCGCCGACGTGATGTTGATGGTCGATGTCGGCCAGATCAACGCCCTGGTCGAGGCAGGCATCACCCAGCCGATCAAGTCCGCGCTGGTGGACAAGACGGTACCCGCCGCGCTGCGTGGCCCGGCCGACAACTGGGTCACGCTGACCCAGCGCGCCCGCATCGTCGTGGTCTCGAAGGAGCGCGTGAAGCAGGACGCGATCACCTATGAGGATCTGGCCGACCCCAAATGGAAGGGCAAGGTCTGCATCCGCTCGGGCCAGCACCCCTACAACAACGCCTTCTTCGCCGCCTATCTCGCCCGCAACGGCGCCGAGAAGACGGAAAGCTATCTGAAGGGCCTCAAGGCCAACCTCGCCCGCAAGCCCGGCGGCGGTGACCGCGACGTGGCGCGCGACATCCTGTCGGGCCAGTGCGACATCGCGGTGATGAACACCTACTATATCGGCCTGATGAGCGAGGCGAAGAACGAGCAGAAGAGCTGGTACGAGGCGATCAAGCCGGTCAAGTCGACCTTCGCCAATGGCGGCACCCATGTGAACGTCTCGGCCGCGGCGATCGCCAAGAACGCTCCGAACAGGGACAGCGCCGTCAAGCTGATCGAGTACATGCTCGGCGAGAAGGCGCAGACCCTCTATGCCGACGGCAATTTCGAGTTCCCCGTGAACCCGGATGTGAAGGAGAGCGCGGCGGTCAAGCTGCTCGGCACCATCACCCCGGACACCACCCCTCTCGGTGACGTCGCCAAGAACCGCAAAGCCGCGGCGGATCTCGTCGACAAGGTCGGCTTCGACAATTGA
- a CDS encoding M20 family metallopeptidase: MSTPDPVSALSVWLSLESPTQHAPGVNGMMDLVAAEVEGLPIAVERIPGRDGLGNSLILRAGPATGAPGIAVMSHLDTVHPVGTSARDLPVRVEGDRLYGPGVYDMKGGAFLALQAFKQVALAGRAKRPLVFLFTPDEEIGSPTTRELIEEIGRTSAAVLVTEPAREGGKIVTARKGVGRFEVKLEGRPAHSGARHADGRSAIREAAHQILAIEGLTDYARGVTTTVALMGGGTAANVIPQHAWFSVDLRVASAADGAAMESHILGLTPKDPDVRITVTGGMNRPPYEKSPEGAALFETAKRIAAGIGFDLQDCPMTGGGSDGNFTAALGVPTLDGLGIDGEGAHTLNEYGLISSIAPRQALIKGLLETV, encoded by the coding sequence ATGAGCACGCCCGATCCCGTCTCCGCCCTCTCCGTTTGGCTTTCGCTGGAGAGCCCCACCCAACACGCCCCCGGCGTCAACGGCATGATGGATCTCGTCGCCGCGGAGGTCGAAGGCCTGCCGATCGCGGTCGAACGCATCCCCGGCCGCGATGGGCTCGGCAACAGCCTGATCCTGCGGGCGGGTCCGGCCACCGGCGCGCCTGGCATTGCCGTGATGTCGCATCTCGATACGGTTCATCCCGTGGGCACCAGCGCGCGCGACCTGCCCGTCCGGGTCGAGGGCGACCGGCTCTATGGGCCCGGCGTCTACGACATGAAGGGCGGTGCCTTCCTGGCGCTGCAGGCCTTCAAGCAGGTGGCGTTGGCGGGCAGAGCGAAGCGGCCGCTGGTCTTCCTGTTCACGCCCGACGAGGAGATCGGCTCGCCGACGACGCGTGAGCTGATCGAGGAGATCGGCCGGACCTCTGCGGCTGTGCTCGTCACCGAGCCGGCGCGCGAGGGCGGCAAGATCGTCACGGCGCGAAAGGGGGTGGGGCGCTTCGAGGTCAAGCTGGAGGGCCGGCCGGCGCATTCCGGTGCGCGCCACGCCGATGGCCGCAGCGCGATCCGCGAAGCCGCCCACCAGATTCTCGCCATCGAGGGGCTGACCGATTACGCCCGCGGCGTCACCACGACGGTCGCGCTGATGGGCGGCGGCACGGCGGCCAATGTGATTCCCCAGCATGCCTGGTTCAGCGTCGATCTGCGCGTCGCCAGCGCCGCCGACGGGGCCGCGATGGAGAGCCATATCCTGGGCCTCACGCCCAAGGACCCGGATGTCCGCATCACCGTGACCGGGGGCATGAACCGGCCGCCCTATGAAAAATCCCCCGAAGGCGCGGCGCTGTTCGAGACGGCGAAACGCATCGCAGCCGGCATCGGCTTCGACCTGCAGGACTGCCCGATGACGGGTGGCGGTTCGGACGGCAACTTCACCGCCGCGCTCGGCGTGCCGACCCTGGACGGGCTCGGCATCGACGGCGAGGGCGCGCATACGCTGAACGAATACGGGCTGATCTCGTCGATCGCGCCGCGACAGGCGCTGATCAAGGGGCTGCTGGAGACGGTGTGA
- a CDS encoding homoserine O-acetyltransferase: MKHWIAATAGLVGWMAMDLMSGGAPAAAQELLTEKKVFTLQSFTTQSGRTLKDVKVGWESYGTLNADKSNAVLICHFFSGNSHAAGKYDAKDAAPGYWDAIIGPGKAIDTNKYFVLSSDTLVNLNTGDPKTTTTGPASIDPDTGKPYALDFPVVTVGDFVNVQKALVESLGIKRLALVAGPSMGSLQTFEWAARYPEMVAKAMPVIGAGEADAQLIAWLDVWAAPIVVDPNWNKGDYYGKTPPNAGLAKALAVVTLQANHQDWANATFGRRAAKDGEDPAKALGNRFQVQSILDNAGEARAKVSDANHFLYLVKANQLFAAGGTSLTDAATKIKAPVLLITQPKDLVFTADAVDRTAETLKKGGVDVTHAHIQGSRGHLDGVISMKQAEGAIRAFLEK; encoded by the coding sequence ATGAAGCACTGGATCGCGGCCACGGCAGGCCTCGTGGGATGGATGGCGATGGATCTGATGAGCGGCGGCGCCCCGGCGGCGGCCCAGGAGCTGTTGACCGAGAAAAAGGTCTTCACCCTCCAGAGCTTCACCACGCAAAGCGGGCGCACCCTCAAGGACGTCAAGGTCGGCTGGGAGAGCTACGGCACGCTCAACGCCGACAAGTCCAATGCCGTGCTGATCTGCCACTTCTTCTCGGGCAACTCGCATGCCGCCGGGAAGTACGATGCCAAGGACGCCGCGCCCGGCTATTGGGACGCGATCATCGGCCCCGGCAAGGCGATCGACACCAACAAGTATTTCGTCCTCTCCTCCGACACGCTGGTGAACCTCAACACCGGCGATCCCAAGACCACCACCACCGGCCCGGCCTCGATCGACCCCGACACCGGCAAGCCCTATGCGCTCGACTTCCCGGTCGTGACGGTCGGCGATTTCGTCAATGTCCAGAAGGCGCTGGTTGAGAGCCTCGGCATCAAGCGGCTGGCCCTGGTCGCCGGTCCCTCCATGGGCTCGCTCCAGACCTTCGAATGGGCGGCGCGCTATCCCGAGATGGTCGCCAAGGCGATGCCGGTGATCGGCGCGGGCGAGGCCGATGCGCAGCTGATCGCCTGGCTCGACGTCTGGGCCGCGCCGATCGTGGTCGATCCCAACTGGAACAAGGGCGACTATTACGGCAAGACGCCGCCCAATGCCGGCCTCGCCAAGGCGCTCGCCGTGGTGACGCTGCAGGCCAACCATCAGGACTGGGCCAACGCCACCTTCGGCCGCCGCGCCGCCAAGGACGGCGAGGACCCGGCCAAGGCGCTGGGCAACCGCTTCCAGGTCCAGAGCATCCTCGACAATGCCGGCGAGGCCCGCGCCAAGGTCTCGGACGCCAACCATTTCCTCTATCTCGTCAAGGCGAACCAGCTCTTCGCCGCAGGCGGCACCTCGCTCACGGATGCGGCGACGAAGATCAAAGCGCCGGTGCTGCTGATCACCCAGCCCAAGGACCTCGTCTTCACCGCCGACGCGGTCGACCGCACCGCCGAGACGCTGAAGAAGGGCGGCGTCGACGTCACCCATGCCCATATCCAGGGCTCGCGCGGCCATCTCGACGGCGTCATTTCGATGAAGCAGGCCGAAGGCGCGATCCGGGCCTTCCTGGAAAAGTAG
- the motA gene encoding flagellar motor stator protein MotA yields the protein MRLIVGTIIVFLCVFGGYAAMGGKLLVLWQPFEFVIILGAAIGAFIIGNPGPVLKGVPGMFGTLVKGPKYKQADYVELLGMQYSLYKLIKQKGMLAVEQHIENPHDSTLFNAFPSFAANHHAVEFVCDYMRMLTMGVNNVHEIDALMDEELETHHQEQERIYAAMQSIADGTPALGIVAAVLGVIKTMGSITEPPEVLGHLIGGALVGTFFGVFVAYGFFGPMASSLKSTFEAESKYYLSLKAGLLAHIAGQPPVMAVEFARKALMTDVRPTFAEVEAATADLPA from the coding sequence ATGCGGCTGATCGTCGGCACAATCATCGTCTTCCTCTGCGTCTTCGGCGGCTACGCGGCGATGGGCGGCAAGCTCCTCGTTCTGTGGCAGCCCTTTGAATTCGTCATCATCCTCGGCGCCGCGATCGGCGCGTTCATCATCGGCAACCCTGGGCCCGTGCTCAAGGGCGTGCCGGGCATGTTCGGCACGCTCGTGAAGGGCCCGAAATACAAGCAGGCTGACTATGTCGAACTGCTGGGGATGCAGTATTCGCTCTACAAGCTCATCAAGCAGAAGGGCATGCTGGCGGTCGAGCAGCACATCGAGAATCCGCACGACTCGACGCTGTTCAACGCCTTCCCGAGCTTCGCGGCGAACCATCACGCGGTCGAATTCGTTTGCGATTACATGCGCATGCTGACCATGGGCGTCAACAACGTCCACGAGATCGACGCGCTCATGGACGAGGAGCTCGAGACGCACCACCAGGAGCAGGAGCGGATCTACGCCGCCATGCAGTCGATCGCCGACGGAACACCGGCGCTCGGCATCGTCGCCGCCGTGCTGGGCGTCATCAAGACGATGGGCTCGATCACCGAGCCGCCGGAGGTGCTGGGCCATCTGATCGGCGGCGCGCTCGTCGGGACCTTCTTCGGCGTTTTCGTCGCCTATGGCTTCTTCGGCCCGATGGCCTCTTCGCTGAAGAGCACCTTCGAGGCGGAATCCAAATACTATCTCTCGCTCAAGGCCGGGCTTCTCGCCCATATCGCCGGCCAGCCGCCGGTGATGGCGGTCGAGTTTGCCCGCAAGGCGCTGATGACCGACGTCCGCCCGACCTTCGCCGAAGTGGAAGCGGCCACCGCCGATCTGCCGGCCTAG
- a CDS encoding AsmA family protein: protein MTRRASILAYSLVLVLGLLGLQSWNIAAARVERHVIRAIEARTGLAVTGLDKAEIALLPLPRISLSAVSFAQQDGSLSGRALRLRAQARLLPLLVGRLDFDRVDLVSPQLDLAVPAGSDQLGDWLARPLDALQKLSEQSRIVINGGSVFIRSEGAIRSILRDVNLVLDEREAQAPLALAGNLQWRGMPAEISLVWPMAGGRGRTLLSIEAPLLKLQFEGARSSAPEPITTGQLTLATRSLPELLNWFGEAPRLAGALGPLSLSAEARIRPHDTALTNVALRLEGDRLDGALNLATVAGRTSLSGTLAGATLDLGRLLTRLELPAANGTPDSAPLPFETWTAHDIDLRVSVEAARLDGARLSDVATYLLVKKGRFEAGLLRAGAYGGSVKGRLLAMAAPGGIDVKLVGGVEKLNLGRAGLDLPQLARLSGTGALQLSLDGLGQSVPEILASLSGKGTLSLRQGELSGFAFADLLRRAERNPGLALRDWRQGRTAFDSAGFTATVANGVLTLSDAQMAGTGYRMTLVGTAALNGPTLDMAALLQPASGTLRVPFSLRGPLSAPAFDLQTEALLRPAGAGEGETLPLR from the coding sequence ATGACCCGACGCGCCTCGATCCTCGCCTACAGCCTTGTCCTCGTTCTCGGGCTTCTCGGCCTGCAGTCGTGGAACATCGCGGCGGCGCGGGTCGAGCGCCACGTCATCCGCGCGATCGAGGCCCGCACCGGCCTCGCCGTGACGGGGCTGGACAAGGCCGAGATCGCGCTGCTGCCGCTGCCGCGGATCAGCCTCTCGGCGGTCTCCTTCGCGCAGCAGGATGGCAGCCTTTCCGGCCGGGCCCTGCGCCTGCGCGCACAGGCGCGGCTGCTCCCGCTCCTCGTCGGCCGTCTGGACTTCGACCGGGTCGATCTCGTCTCGCCGCAGCTCGATCTCGCCGTCCCCGCCGGCAGCGACCAACTCGGCGACTGGCTGGCCCGCCCGCTCGACGCGCTGCAGAAGCTGAGCGAACAGAGCCGCATCGTCATCAATGGTGGCTCCGTCTTCATCCGCTCGGAGGGCGCGATCCGCAGCATCCTGCGCGACGTCAACCTCGTCCTCGACGAGCGCGAGGCGCAGGCCCCGCTGGCACTGGCGGGCAATCTGCAATGGCGCGGCATGCCCGCCGAGATCAGCCTGGTCTGGCCGATGGCCGGCGGGCGCGGCCGGACCTTGCTCAGCATCGAGGCGCCACTGCTCAAGCTGCAATTCGAGGGCGCGCGCAGCAGCGCACCCGAACCGATCACGACCGGCCAGCTCACGCTGGCGACGCGCTCTCTGCCCGAGCTGCTGAACTGGTTCGGCGAGGCGCCGCGACTGGCCGGCGCGCTCGGGCCGCTTTCGCTCAGCGCGGAGGCCCGCATTCGCCCCCATGACACGGCCCTGACCAATGTCGCGCTGCGGCTGGAGGGCGACCGTCTCGACGGCGCGCTCAACCTGGCGACCGTGGCGGGCCGCACCAGCCTCTCCGGCACGCTGGCCGGCGCGACGCTCGATCTCGGGCGCCTGCTCACCCGGCTCGAACTGCCCGCCGCCAATGGCACGCCCGACTCGGCGCCCCTGCCCTTCGAGACCTGGACGGCCCATGACATCGACCTGCGCGTCTCGGTCGAGGCCGCACGGCTCGACGGCGCGCGGCTCTCCGACGTCGCGACCTATCTCCTGGTCAAGAAGGGGCGCTTCGAAGCCGGGCTGCTGCGGGCGGGCGCCTATGGCGGCAGCGTCAAGGGCCGCCTCCTCGCCATGGCGGCGCCGGGAGGCATCGACGTCAAGCTGGTCGGCGGGGTCGAGAAGCTCAATCTCGGCCGCGCCGGCCTCGATCTGCCGCAGCTTGCCCGCCTCAGCGGCACTGGCGCGCTGCAGCTCAGCCTGGACGGACTCGGCCAGTCGGTCCCCGAAATCCTGGCCTCGCTCAGCGGCAAGGGCACCCTGTCTTTGCGCCAGGGCGAGCTCTCCGGCTTCGCCTTCGCCGATCTGCTGCGCCGCGCCGAGCGCAATCCCGGCCTCGCCTTGCGCGACTGGCGCCAGGGCCGCACCGCCTTCGACAGCGCCGGCTTCACCGCGACGGTCGCCAATGGCGTCCTTACCCTCAGCGACGCGCAGATGGCGGGGACCGGCTACCGCATGACCCTGGTCGGCACGGCCGCGCTGAACGGGCCGACCCTCGACATGGCGGCCCTGCTGCAGCCGGCCAGCGGCACGCTGCGGGTTCCCTTCAGCCTTCGCGGCCCGCTTTCCGCCCCCGCCTTCGACCTCCAGACCGAGGCGCTGCTGCGCCCGGCCGGCGCCGGCGAGGGCGAGACGCTGCCGCTGCGCTGA
- the ssb gene encoding single-stranded DNA-binding protein produces MAGSVNKVILVGNLGRDPEVRRLGSGEPVVNLRIATSETWRDKQSGEKKERTEWHSVVIFNENLAKVAEQYLKKGSKIYIEGQLQTRKWQDQSGVEKYTTEIVLQRYRGELTILDSRGQGGSDEYGEGGGMMEDRSSGSSFGRSGPMGGGGGGGSRQPAMAGGGGAPRSSSSHLDDDIPF; encoded by the coding sequence ATGGCTGGCAGCGTCAACAAGGTCATTCTGGTCGGCAATCTCGGGCGCGATCCCGAAGTCCGCCGCCTCGGCTCGGGCGAGCCGGTCGTCAATCTGCGCATCGCAACTTCTGAAACCTGGCGCGACAAGCAGTCCGGCGAGAAGAAGGAGCGCACCGAGTGGCACTCGGTCGTGATCTTCAACGAGAACCTCGCCAAGGTCGCCGAGCAGTATCTGAAGAAGGGCTCGAAGATCTATATCGAGGGCCAGCTCCAGACCCGCAAATGGCAGGACCAGTCTGGTGTCGAGAAGTACACCACCGAAATCGTGCTGCAGCGCTATCGCGGCGAACTGACCATCCTCGACAGCCGCGGCCAGGGCGGTTCGGACGAATATGGCGAGGGTGGCGGCATGATGGAGGATCGCTCCTCCGGCTCGTCCTTCGGCCGCTCGGGCCCGATGGGCGGCGGCGGTGGCGGCGGTTCGCGCCAGCCGGCGATGGCCGGCGGCGGCGGAGCCCCGCGCTCTTCCTCGAGCCATCTCGACGACGACATCCCGTTCTAG
- a CDS encoding iron ABC transporter permease encodes MSLGVSLSETRRSPLAWRPSTFLVFAALLGAGLALLPVLALAYTALSPQAASIWPHLAANVLPAALADTSLLLLGVGALCAAIGVGSAWLVTQFEFPGRRGLEWLLVLPLALPTYITAYVYVEILGFQGPFQTALRALTGWRSLRDYWFPDPRNLPGAIFIMALVLYPYVYLSVRALFGLQAAAIVESARTLGASPSRLFWRVGLPMARPALAAGLTLALLETLNDIGASEYLGVRSLTLSIYTTWVNRNSLAGAAQIACVMLLLVVLLMAVEAHLRGQRRFALPVRQPRAVGRSPLAGWRAVAAVTLCALPVLLGAVLPIGFLAAEVLQRDLWQQFDGAMLRSLANALAFAGLAAGLVVLLGIGIAAARRQGREPWLPALSRLAGLGYAVPGTVLALGLLVPLAAFDNLVADAARRWLGVNPGLLLIGSGAALVLAYLVRFLAIAVSGVESGLSRISPRIDDAARTLGASAPQVMRKMHWPLARPAVAAAALLVFVDCLKELPATLLLRPLNVETLATTVYGHASRGAFEDGALAGLLIVLAGLYPAYRLARAGGRAG; translated from the coding sequence TTGAGCCTCGGCGTTTCCCTCTCCGAGACCCGGCGGTCGCCACTCGCGTGGCGGCCGTCGACATTTCTGGTCTTCGCCGCCCTGCTCGGCGCAGGCCTCGCGCTGCTGCCCGTCCTGGCGCTGGCCTACACGGCACTGTCGCCGCAGGCGGCGTCGATCTGGCCGCATCTGGCGGCGAATGTCCTGCCCGCCGCGCTGGCCGACACCAGCCTCCTGCTGCTGGGCGTCGGCGCGCTCTGCGCCGCCATCGGCGTCGGCAGCGCCTGGTTGGTGACGCAGTTCGAATTCCCGGGCCGGCGCGGCCTGGAATGGCTGCTGGTGCTGCCGCTCGCCCTGCCGACCTACATCACGGCCTATGTCTATGTCGAAATCCTCGGCTTCCAGGGGCCGTTCCAGACGGCGCTGCGCGCCCTGACCGGCTGGCGCTCGCTGCGCGACTACTGGTTCCCCGATCCGCGCAACCTGCCGGGCGCGATCTTCATCATGGCGCTCGTGCTCTACCCTTACGTCTATCTGAGCGTGCGGGCGCTCTTCGGCCTGCAGGCGGCGGCGATCGTGGAATCGGCACGCACGCTCGGCGCCTCGCCGAGCCGGCTGTTCTGGCGCGTCGGCCTGCCCATGGCGCGCCCGGCGCTGGCGGCAGGGCTCACTTTGGCTCTGCTCGAGACGCTGAACGACATCGGCGCCAGTGAATATCTCGGCGTCCGCTCCCTGACGCTCTCGATCTACACCACCTGGGTCAACCGCAACTCGCTGGCGGGCGCGGCCCAGATCGCCTGCGTCATGCTGCTGCTCGTCGTCCTGCTGATGGCGGTCGAGGCGCATCTGCGCGGCCAGCGCCGCTTCGCCCTGCCGGTGCGGCAGCCGCGCGCCGTCGGCCGCTCGCCGCTCGCCGGCTGGCGGGCAGTGGCGGCCGTGACGCTCTGCGCCCTGCCCGTCCTCCTCGGCGCCGTGCTGCCGATCGGCTTCCTCGCGGCCGAGGTGCTGCAGCGCGACCTCTGGCAGCAATTCGACGGCGCCATGCTGCGCAGCCTCGCCAATGCGCTCGCCTTCGCGGGGCTCGCAGCCGGGCTCGTCGTGCTGCTCGGCATCGGCATCGCGGCCGCGCGGCGGCAGGGGCGCGAGCCCTGGCTGCCCGCGCTGTCGCGGCTGGCCGGCCTCGGCTATGCGGTGCCCGGCACGGTGCTGGCGCTCGGCCTGCTCGTCCCCCTCGCCGCCTTCGACAATCTCGTCGCCGATGCGGCGCGGCGCTGGCTCGGCGTCAATCCCGGCCTGCTCCTGATCGGCTCCGGCGCGGCGCTGGTGCTGGCCTATCTGGTGCGCTTCCTCGCCATCGCCGTTTCGGGCGTCGAAAGCGGCCTGTCGCGCATCTCGCCGCGCATCGACGACGCCGCACGCACGCTGGGCGCCAGCGCGCCGCAGGTGATGCGCAAGATGCACTGGCCGCTGGCGCGCCCGGCCGTCGCAGCGGCCGCCCTGCTCGTCTTCGTCGATTGCCTCAAGGAACTGCCGGCGACTCTGCTGCTGCGGCCGCTCAATGTCGAGACGCTCGCCACCACCGTCTACGGCCATGCCTCGCGCGGGGCCTTCGAGGACGGGGCGCTCGCCGGGCTGCTGATCGTGCTCGCCGGCCTCTATCCGGCCTACCGCCTCGCCCGCGCCGGCGGCCGGGCCGGCTAG
- a CDS encoding MarC family protein: MPIDFITSALVTLLVTLDPPGLAPIFLSLTQGMSAGERRQVAIRACIIAFGILAFFGVAGDIVLKALGVSLPAFRIAGGLLLFWIAFEMVFERRTERKQQTATTAITQDHIRNVAAFPLAIPLMAGPGALTAIILLAGRAEGDPLRLAALALICGLVILSCLAVFWLATPLARLLGITGNIVLTRLLGVILAALAVQFVIDGVRAVVRAG; this comes from the coding sequence ATGCCTATCGACTTCATCACCTCCGCGCTCGTCACCCTGCTCGTTACGCTCGATCCGCCGGGTCTGGCGCCGATCTTCCTGTCGCTGACGCAGGGCATGTCGGCGGGCGAGCGCCGTCAGGTGGCGATCCGCGCCTGCATCATCGCCTTCGGTATCCTCGCCTTCTTCGGGGTGGCCGGCGACATCGTGCTCAAGGCGCTCGGCGTGTCGCTGCCGGCCTTCCGCATCGCGGGCGGTCTGCTGCTGTTCTGGATCGCCTTCGAGATGGTGTTCGAGCGGCGCACCGAGCGCAAGCAGCAGACCGCGACGACCGCGATCACGCAGGATCACATCCGCAACGTCGCTGCCTTCCCGCTGGCGATCCCGCTGATGGCGGGGCCCGGCGCGCTGACCGCGATCATCCTCCTCGCCGGGCGGGCGGAGGGCGATCCGCTGCGGCTGGCGGCGCTGGCGCTCATCTGCGGGCTCGTGATCCTCTCCTGCCTCGCCGTGTTCTGGCTGGCGACGCCGCTCGCCCGCCTGCTCGGCATCACCGGCAACATCGTCCTGACCCGCCTGCTCGGCGTCATCCTCGCCGCGCTGGCGGTGCAGTTCGTGATCGACGGGGTGAGGGCGGTGGTCCGGGCGGGGTAG
- a CDS encoding DUF2865 domain-containing protein, with amino-acid sequence MLRVREVASPVSAGRQDSPAPASASAATAPRRSARLAALGALGLALGVGGTVLTVSLVQAEDDAGIRAFHLQEAANREARRAQSAGYAPQVMTRPTAYAPARSSWQIPLLQTAPDGRLAHPPVDLNPFRQRAATDPAAARSRRTPEARLTALNEGNRTLCVRLCDGFHAPIGQLRGAADMPAHEALCQAMNPGIPVKVFRLSGGVSDVGEAQSADGKRYRALPMAYAFETTRDAAACRPAIVQAGERRVSLLRDFTLRPGDSVVLDGKVRTFMGGSRFPYSPRDFRDFRSAAELTKSQRREIDERVGISRLEAQARSVRRQMLLREASLHDDNLASDAESRFVLRGTLDPARRGPVRMISLIAD; translated from the coding sequence ATGTTGCGCGTCCGTGAAGTGGCGAGCCCGGTTTCCGCAGGTCGGCAGGACAGCCCGGCTCCGGCGAGCGCCAGTGCCGCCACGGCTCCGCGCCGCTCCGCCCGCCTCGCCGCTCTCGGCGCGCTCGGTCTCGCCCTCGGCGTCGGCGGCACGGTGCTGACGGTCTCGCTGGTCCAGGCCGAGGACGATGCCGGCATCCGCGCCTTTCATCTCCAGGAGGCCGCAAACCGCGAGGCGCGCCGCGCCCAGTCCGCCGGCTATGCGCCGCAGGTAATGACGCGCCCCACCGCCTATGCGCCCGCCCGCTCCAGCTGGCAGATCCCCTTGCTGCAGACGGCGCCCGACGGCCGGCTCGCTCATCCGCCTGTCGATCTCAACCCCTTCCGCCAGCGTGCGGCGACCGACCCCGCCGCTGCCCGCTCCAGGCGCACGCCGGAGGCCCGGCTCACCGCGCTCAACGAAGGCAACCGGACCCTCTGCGTGCGACTCTGCGACGGCTTCCACGCGCCGATCGGGCAGTTGCGCGGGGCCGCCGATATGCCGGCGCATGAGGCGCTCTGCCAGGCGATGAACCCAGGCATCCCGGTCAAGGTCTTCCGCCTGTCCGGCGGTGTCAGCGATGTCGGCGAGGCCCAGTCGGCCGACGGCAAGCGCTATCGTGCCCTGCCGATGGCCTATGCCTTCGAGACGACGCGGGACGCCGCCGCATGCCGCCCGGCCATCGTCCAGGCGGGCGAGCGCCGCGTCTCGCTGCTGCGCGACTTCACGCTGCGGCCCGGCGATAGCGTCGTCCTCGACGGCAAGGTCCGTACCTTCATGGGCGGCTCGCGCTTTCCCTACAGCCCTCGCGATTTCCGTGATTTCCGTTCGGCCGCCGAACTCACCAAGAGCCAGCGCCGCGAGATCGACGAGCGCGTCGGCATCTCCCGCCTCGAGGCGCAGGCACGCTCGGTGCGCCGCCAGATGCTGCTGCGCGAGGCCAGCCTGCACGATGACAACCTCGCCAGCGACGCGGAAAGCCGCTTTGTCCTGCGCGGCACGCTCGACCCCGCCCGTCGCGGCCCGGTGCGGATGATCTCGCTGATCGCCGACTGA